GAAGATCGACGCCTTCATCGAAACCCTCGAGTCGATCCGCCTCAACAGAGCGGCCTGATCCTCTGCGAGCTTGACCCTTGACCTTCTACTTCGCGGGCATCGATATCGGTTCCACCATGACGAAGGCGGTGATCCTCGAAAAGGGGATCCTGGCCTCCGTCATCGGTCCCACAGGTCCGGAACAGCGCCGTCTGGCGCACCGGGTGATGGAAGAGGCCTTGAAGCGGGCCTCCCTTCCCTTCTCCCGCCTCACCTTCATCGTTGCCACAGGTTACGGAAGGCTCAACGTCCCTTTTGCTGACAAGCAGTTCACCGAGATCACCTGCCACGCCAGGGGCATCGTCCATCTCCTTCCCCGGGCCCGGACGATCATCGATATCGGAGGCCAGGATGTGAAGGGGATCAAGGTCGATGCCACGGGAAAGGTCGTCGATTTCGTGATGAACGATAAGTGTGCGGCCGGAAGCGGCCGCTTTATCGAGGTGATCGCGGAGACGCTCGGCGTTCCGCTGGATCAGGTGGGCGAGCTCTCCCTTCAGAGCCAGAATCCGGCGACGATCAGCAACCTCTGCACCATCTATGCCCAGCAGGAGGTGGCCGCAAGCCTCGCTGAGGGAGTTCCCCTACCCGATCTGCTCGCCGGCGTCCACCTCTCCCTTGCCGACCGGATCGTCCGGATGGTGAAACGGCTGAAGGTGGAGGAGGCGGTCATCGTCACAGGGGGCGGTGCAAAAAACAGGGGGCTCCTCAAGGTCCTCTCGGAGCTGTTGGGCCAAAAGATCCTCGTCCCAGAAGAGCCCCTCCTCACGGGTGCCCTCGGCGCCGCGCTCTTGGGAAGGGAGTTGGTGGATAAGGCCCTAAAAAACAAGACGCCCCTCGAAACCAAAGAGCGGGTCTTCAAAGAGGTCGAAATCCTTTGATCCGGGGTTGCATCGGAACGAAGGCCATGGCAAGAGAAGGAAGGATCTAAGGAGCCGCACCATGGAGGAGAGGGGTTTCACCCTGATCGAGATCATCATCCTCATCGTCATTCTGGGGATTCTAAGCGCCATTGTCATCCCGAGGTACCTCGACCTTTCGAGATCGTCCGAAAAGGCCGTGGCCGAGCAACTGGTCGGCTCCATGAGGTCGGCCCTGACCCTCTATTATTCGAACTGGGTGGCGAAACAGAAGGGAACGCTTAAGAACTTCAGAGATAACATCTCCATCCCCAATTTTGTGAAGGTGGCGGGAGATGCGATGGGGCTCACGGGAAACGAGACCCTGGTCTTGGAGAGGCATATGACCTCCCGGTTCGTGAACGACCAGCCTTCCTCCATCAAAGACTATGCCCAGGACGGATCCGGGAGGCACCTTCGTTTCGTCTTTAAGAACGGGGCCATCCTGGATATCTATTACGATCGAGAGAAACCTGCCATCGATGCCGTTTTCACCGGATTCTAATCGAACCGATAGAAACCGACGGGCGTGAAGATGAATTCCGTCACCCCGGAGTGGTAAAAGAACCGGTTGAGGAAATAGTACATCAGAAACTTATGGTTCTCATCGAGCTGGTCGATCCTCCCCCCTTCCGCATGGGCCAGGGCAGGGAAATAGGAGGGATCGAAGGCGATCGTCCCCTGGAACCGGTTCCGACCTAAATCGGCCTCCTTCAATTTGAGATCCACAATCTTCGGGACTTCAAGTCTCGTCTCTCTCCTCTGAAATTCTAAGAAGGTGATCTCCGCAAGGATCCCGTAGGCCTCTCGAGGTTTCGGTCGGAGGACGGCGACCCGCCGGTTCCGGTAGGGATTCTCTCCGAGGCTACGGTAGAGATCGAGAACCTGCTCCTTCTTCTCGAGGGTAAGCCTGTAGATCCTCAAAAAATCGGAATCGAATACGATCTGGCTCCCCCGGAGACGTTCGGGAACAGAGCGGTCTTTATAATGAAAGTAATGGATTGTCGTGCCCTCCTCAAGATCCATAAGGAAAGGCCGGAGATAAATGGCATGCCGGGTATAAACGATATAGAAAAGAAAAAGGGTCAGGCCGAGGATGAGCACTCCCTTTGCCCGACTTCCGGCTGAGGATCCCTTCAGGGTGAGGAGATAGATAAAAAGGTAGAGGGCGAGGTGGACGGTGCCATGTTTTAACGTGTAGGTGGCAAGGCCGAGGGAGGGATCGATCAGGCCTTTCAAGGCGAAGATTCCAAGCCCCGCCCAGAAGAAGACCTTCCATCTCTTTTTCAGGAAGAGCCGGACCTCATCAGGCCCCTGGGCATGGAAGAGGATGAGGAGGGCGGCGATCGCCACGAGGAAATCGTAGGCCAAAGGCCCGCCGTCAGAGAGAGATTTGATGACGGAGTGAAAGGCGAGGGTGTTAAGAATCGCCATGCCTGTTCGATACTCCCTCTTCCAGCGAAGAACGATTCCCGGTGCGAGATGAAAGCTGAGAAAGAGGGCCGAGAGGACGGAAGCGAGTGTCAGAAAGCCGTAGGCCTTCGGGACCGCCTGGACAAAGGCCCTTCCATCATCCATGCCTCCGAAAGTCCCTTCCAAACCGAGGAGTTCTGCCGACCGGAAGAGGAAGACCTTTGAAGTATGGATATGGGGGAAGAAATTGACGGAGTTGTCGATCTCCCTGAAGTGGTAGTGATAAGCTCCCATGGGAAGGGAAAAGGTTTGGAGATAATGGAGATAGGAGCCGAGGGAGGCTGCCATGCCCACCCCCAAGGAGAACAGGAAGGCCTTTTTTGTCCAACCGGCCTCCTTGGGCACGCTCCCTCCCCTGATGCTACGGAAAAAGAGAAGGAGGAAAAGACCGGAGGCGTAGAGCAACAGGAAGTAGATCTTTCCTCCCGAAACCCCATGGACCAGCAGGCTCAACAGGAAATGGGAAAAGAAGCGGAAGGAGTAGTTCAACCGGTAGAGGAGAAACGTCGATAGGGTCAGGAAGGCGAAGAAGAGGTAGACCATCGATCCTGTGGAAAGAATGGGTTCAGTTCCTCCTTTTAAATTGGATGACGACGATCTCCGGTTCCGAGTCGATCCGCAGGGGAGGCCCCCAGGTTCCTACCCCACTGGAGGTGTAGACGAGGAGATCGCCGTATCTCTTCAATCCGTAATCGTATCCCTTGTAAATCCACGAGGTGAGGAACCGGAAGAGAAAAACCTGTCCCCTGTGGGTGTGGCCCGAAAGTTGAGCCGAAATCCCTTGCTCCCTTGCAATCTCGAGATCGGAAGGGACATGTTTTAAGAGGAGGCTCGGTTTCTTAGGGTCGATTTCCATCTTGCGGAGCATCGCTTGAAACTGTTTTTGATTTCTCGAATCCCGGTAGCCCACGCCAAGGATCTGAAGCCCATCGATCTCCATCTTCTCGTTGTCCAAGACCCGAATGCCAGCGCTTCGGACCGCCTCGAGAAAAGGGGTGCGGTCGCCAAACTCCTCGTGATTTCCCGTAATGAAATAGGTGCCTAAAGGGGGGCGAAGACGCAAAAACGGGGCCACCGTCTGGGAAAGGTCCATCGCCTTGGCGCCGTCGAAGAGATCCCCTCCGATGAAGACGATATCCGGGTTCGGGTGTCGAAGGATCTCGGTGAGCCGTTGGGCAAACCCGCGATGCCTTACATGACCCAGATGGAGGTCGCTCACCCAGACGGCCTTTCGACCTTCCCAAACCGCGGGGAGATGTGGCAGCGGTAGGTCGATCGTTTGAATACGAATCACCGAAGCATTGATAAAGCCATAGAGGCCTCCTGCCAAGGCGATGCCGAAAAGAAGGGTTATCATGGCTTTCCGGTTTAAAGGAAAAGGGAAGAGCGGCTTCAGGCCGTGAAGGATCCATCCCAAAGCGGAGGCAAGGAAGAGGAGGTAGGAGAGGCCGAGCCAGGAGGCGGAGAGAATATAGAGCGCCCTGACCCAAAGGTTGGCAAAACGAGAGGACAGCAGAGACGAACCGATGAAGCTGATCGAAAGAAGGGCGAGGGAGACCCTCAGGGTCCAAAGTTTCACGGGATCGGCCACCCCATAAAAGGAGACCAGGGTCCGGTAAAGCAACCCGTGACCCAAAAAAAGGATCGACTGAGCGATCCCGATCCAGAGGATAAGTCGCATAGGACCAGACACGGTCCCATTATAAGGGATTTCGGGGTCAAATCGCTACCGAAAGAGCGGGGATCATC
The sequence above is a segment of the Thermodesulfobacteriota bacterium genome. Coding sequences within it:
- a CDS encoding acyl-CoA dehydratase activase; the encoded protein is MTFYFAGIDIGSTMTKAVILEKGILASVIGPTGPEQRRLAHRVMEEALKRASLPFSRLTFIVATGYGRLNVPFADKQFTEITCHARGIVHLLPRARTIIDIGGQDVKGIKVDATGKVVDFVMNDKCAAGSGRFIEVIAETLGVPLDQVGELSLQSQNPATISNLCTIYAQQEVAASLAEGVPLPDLLAGVHLSLADRIVRMVKRLKVEEAVIVTGGGAKNRGLLKVLSELLGQKILVPEEPLLTGALGAALLGRELVDKALKNKTPLETKERVFKEVEIL
- a CDS encoding prepilin-type N-terminal cleavage/methylation domain-containing protein, with translation MEERGFTLIEIIILIVILGILSAIVIPRYLDLSRSSEKAVAEQLVGSMRSALTLYYSNWVAKQKGTLKNFRDNISIPNFVKVAGDAMGLTGNETLVLERHMTSRFVNDQPSSIKDYAQDGSGRHLRFVFKNGAILDIYYDREKPAIDAVFTGF
- a CDS encoding metallophosphoesterase — encoded protein: MRLILWIGIAQSILFLGHGLLYRTLVSFYGVADPVKLWTLRVSLALLSISFIGSSLLSSRFANLWVRALYILSASWLGLSYLLFLASALGWILHGLKPLFPFPLNRKAMITLLFGIALAGGLYGFINASVIRIQTIDLPLPHLPAVWEGRKAVWVSDLHLGHVRHRGFAQRLTEILRHPNPDIVFIGGDLFDGAKAMDLSQTVAPFLRLRPPLGTYFITGNHEEFGDRTPFLEAVRSAGIRVLDNEKMEIDGLQILGVGYRDSRNQKQFQAMLRKMEIDPKKPSLLLKHVPSDLEIAREQGISAQLSGHTHRGQVFLFRFLTSWIYKGYDYGLKRYGDLLVYTSSGVGTWGPPLRIDSEPEIVVIQFKRRN